The genomic window GTTATATTAAATGGACATTATGTTTCTGAAAAGATAGATGAATTTGTTTTAGAAAAGATTAAATATGAGGATGTTAAAAATATGCATAGTAAAAGATGGAAAAGGAAGAAAAagttatttataatatattcaaagAATATAGTATcttattcttatttatatatactattaaagaaaagtatatatttaaattcaGATGTTGTATTTGTTCTTATAAGAGTAAATAAGAAGGTAAGTGAAGAAAAGTtgattaaaataataaaaaaaattaatataaatgaaaataacGATACTtctttaattattttatcacCATTAAgttatcatataaataaatgttaCATATCAGAATTTatacaaaaagaaaaagatattGATTGTTCTAATTATAAAacaattttaaaattaattaatataattgaGGAAAATTCTTTTTGGAACATCCAACCaaataatgatatgaataatgataaaaaaatgaattatgAAAATCTTTGTTCTTATGATAATTGTAGGGTATTATTACCTTCCCTTTTTCCCTTTTGGAAAATTattcaaaatttttatatggcatattttgatttattcTTAAAATGGTGTATGCATGTTAAAAATGGAAAGATGATAGGAgataaaaaaggaaatgcgtttcaaatattttgttgtaatcatttgataaataataatgaagatatgATTCTTCAAtatagaaaagaaaatgtccataaattttataatatgtcctttttatgttataatgaaaaaaaaatatatattcataataaaaatgataatatgaaagCAGATcagtataatataataatatattcacaTTTGAAATTCTATAAAGAATCTgattataagaaaaatgacgttttaatatttaattatttgaaagatgttaattataatttacCTTGTTGTATTCATTCcattttactttttataaaatattataagatTGAAATGAGAGATAAAGatgttttaattttaaataataatataaacatatttttaacattatttatcttttttatgagaaataatatttcaacAATAGTTTATGATCCCTTGAATGGACAAGTTTTATGTAGGTatgaaaaaacaaaaaaatcTCATAACAAAAAGGTTTATTTGAATATTAATGGGAAtcaaatattaataaaaaatgaggaagattttaaaaagaaatgtaaaatatttataaatcaGTTTgtgtataattataaaaaatatggacatattaaaaataacgatatattaaaaaatatggaaaaggaaataatcaaaaatgccgatattattataattggAATAGGACGTCATCATATATTAAGTAAAAGGCATATTAAGGaaaatgttataatttTAGATCTAGGAATTAATTTAATACCATCTCCATcaaggaaaaaaaaaaaaaaaaaaaaaaaagatttggcacatattacaaaaaatgatgaaattttatatgatagAAAAATTGAcaaggaaaatataatagGAGAAGAGCATGAATTGAATAATGTGTATTTTAcaaaagataaaaatggtattcaaaataattattatgtacCACTCCAAAAGATTAATAAGGAGATTGAACTATGTAATAAAGTTTATTATTTTAGGAGAAACCATGAAAAAAGACAGGctaatttattatataaattaaagagagattattatttcttaaatAGATCTTATCgatataaagatataaatgataataatcTAAAAAGGAGAATGAGAATATGtaataacaaaattttgaatgataataaatctaaattaaaatatatgaatagtttgacaaatatattaaaaaattatgtgATTATGGGTGATGTTGATATGAATTGTAAAAATAAGTGTTCTTATATTTCTAGTGTACCCGGAGGGTTGGGGCC from Plasmodium reichenowi strain SY57 chromosome 6, whole genome shotgun sequence includes these protein-coding regions:
- a CDS encoding bifunctional methylenetetrahydrofolate dehydrogenase/cyclohydrolase, putative, which produces MNGVILNGHYVSEKIDEFVLEKIKYEDVKNMHSKRWKRKKKLFIIYSKNIVSYSYLYILLKKSIYLNSDVVFVLIRVNKKVSEEKLIKIIKKININENNDTSLIILSPLSYHINKCYISEFIQKEKDIDCSNYKTILKLINIIEENSFWNIQPNNDMNNDKKMNYENLCSYDNCRVLLPSLFPFWKIIQNFYMAYFDLFLKWCMHVKNGKMIGDKKGNAFQIFCCNHLINNNEDMILQYRKENVHKFYNMSFLCYNEKKIYIHNKNDNMKADQYNIIIYSHLKFYKESDYKKNDVLIFNYLKDVNYNLPCCIHSILLFIKYYKIEMRDKDVLILNNNINIFLTLFIFFMRNNISTIVYDPLNGQVLCRYEKTKKSHNKKVYLNINGNQILIKNEEDFKKKCKIFINQFVYNYKKYGHIKNNDILKNMEKEIIKNADIIIIGIGRHHILSKRHIKENVIILDLGINLIPSPSRKKKKKKKKDLAHITKNDEILYDRKIDKENIIGEEHELNNVYFTKDKNGIQNNYYVPLQKINKEIELCNKVYYFRRNHEKRQANLLYKLKRDYYFLNRSYRYKDINDNNLKRRMRICNNKILNDNKSKLKYMNSLTNILKNYVIMGDVDMNCKNKCSYISSVPGGLGPITTSMLFYNLYFKN